AGATAGCAGACTGCAATTCTCCTCCATGGTGGCGTTCTTTAGTTTGTACTTTTTCCAGTTCTGTCTCCCGTGAAGGTCATTCCCTCCCTTACAAGCTTAATGGAAATAGAGGGAACCATCACATAGCACCACACCTATAAAGTTCTGGATGGGGGCGCAAATTAAGGACAACACTTGGAAATAGTGTGAGTTGCACAGTGCCCGGTTATCTGATAGGAAAACCACGGCTCTCACCTATTGTGGTAAGTGGGTGAACAATTACTGTAATACAGGGTCTTAGTAGGGAGAATGACAGGCATAATAGTTATCTCCCATGTCTGTTATACAGTAGAACAAAGCACATTCAACATAAACTACAGTCATATTATAGCTGCAGTGCTGCTTTAAAATTGTACATACTTATTTCCTCATGAGCTGAACAACTGGATCGTGACACTAGCCTTGGGCATACATTTAAAGAGAAAGGAGATCTCCGTCCCAAAAGTGTTTCAGGGAAAAATCACGAGATTTAATTTCTTTGGTTGAATTATTACCTTCATAACATTTTAAGAATTGTTTTTTAAGACTTGATCTCTTGATTTGAAACATGATGGATGTCTAATTGAAAATGGAGGCACAAATAATCGTAATAATaaatattttccctgaaaatgtatttactttttaatttttatattctaGTGTCATCCAAGCAACGGCCCTTTAGTGAAGAATACTCAAAGAAGATTCCTCCACCCAAACCGAAACGAAATCCGAATACTCAACTTAGCACATCGTTTGATGAAACTTATATACAGAGACATGGATCAATGCGGAGCACTTTATCCAGAGAAGCTTCTTCATCACATATCAATAGCCCAGCTCCAGACACAGAGGATGATGAGGAGCCGGTTTATATAGAAATGGTTGGAAACATACTGAGAGACTTTAAGAAGGATGAGGATGACCAATGTGAATCAGTCTATGAAGAAATGAACTATCCTGCATTCGATGACTTGGCTCAAGATTCTAAGTGTTCATATGAGTATGACCTTCATAGTTGTTCTTCTCAGTGTGCTACTCCAACAGTGCCTGACTTAGAATTCACCAAGTCCTCAGTGCCATCTACACCCAAGGGCTTgctttgtgacattccaccacCATTTCCAAACTTGCTTTCTCATAGACCTCCATTGCTGGTGTTCCCGCCAGCTCCAGCACAGTGCTCTCCGAATTCGGATGAATCGCCATTGACTCCATTGGAGGTTGCAAAGCTTCCTGTGCTGGAAAATGTGTCTTACATCAAACAACAAGCTGGAACATCTCCATCTCCATCACCATTGCCACCTCAAACTCCCGGAcaccaaaaaacagaaaaagagcCAGCAGTATCTCATAGCTCTACTTCCTCGGGCCATTCCTCCTCACCACCACATCCTTCGACATTGTACAGAACACAGTCTCCCCATGGTTACCCCAAAAGCCATTCTGCCTCTCCATCTCCTGTAAGCATGGGTAGGTCACTGACCCCATTGAGCCTCAAAAGACCTCCACCCTATGACTCTGTACATACAGGAAGTCTCTCAAGAAGTTCTCCCTCAGTGCCTCATTCTTCTGTCAAAAACACATTACCAGAAGGAGGTAAGATGGTTAATGCCTCAACAAACACCCAGGGCGCCTCTCAGCCTGGCTCACGTTCGAGAACACCCACAAGTCCTCTTGACGAATTGACTAGCCTCTTTACCTCAGGACGGAGTTTGCTGAGGAAATCCTCCAGTGGTAGGAGATCTAAAGAACCTTCTGAGAGTAAGTGTGAGCCATGCACTCCCCAAACAGTATTATTAACCAAAGAATTTTAAATTATATTACATGAAAATACACACAAATGTTTACTAGTGGTACACTTAAAATGTGCTGATAATGTGATTGAATGTAACATTCCATTTGCTGGTAATTGTTTCAAAGAAGCTGGTGAAACATTGTCATTAGTGCAGATCATACACACAGAGTTCTTGATTTACACATGTCGGTGTGGTGGTGAATTTAAATACAAACTTATTTAAACCACTTCGTAAATGGCCGGTTCTATTGCTTGCCGCTGGGAATGGCAAGAAATAGAGCTAGCCATTCTCAGATTTTCAAACATACACTCATTTTCCATTTCCCCTATCCGATCCCTGCACATTTTTACATTGTTGCATTTTTACTTTGCGCTTTTACATTGTAATTACAGGCAATGCATTCCCTAGTAACTGATTGTTATGGATTCGCTAATTTTTCAGGCTATTTCTCATTTTTAGGTCTTGAT
The Pleurodeles waltl isolate 20211129_DDA chromosome 11, aPleWal1.hap1.20221129, whole genome shotgun sequence genome window above contains:
- the NYAP2 gene encoding neuronal tyrosine-phosphorylated phosphoinositide-3-kinase adapter 2 isoform X2 translates to MMGSNQDEDTLGTFLQYIEDMGMKAYDGLVIQNASDIARENDRMRNETNLAYLKEKNEKRRKQEDVIKRLGGEGPTGHDGSYVGKHFRMGFMTMPAPQDRLPHPCSGGFSVRSQSLHSVGGAEDDSSGCSRKQPPPKPKRDPNTKLSISSETVNYGTLGKSGRFPDRAEVSSKQRPFSEEYSKKIPPPKPKRNPNTQLSTSFDETYIQRHGSMRSTLSREASSSHINSPAPDTEDDEEPVYIEMVGNILRDFKKDEDDQCESVYEEMNYPAFDDLAQDSKCSYEYDLHSCSSQCATPTVPDLEFTKSSVPSTPKGLLCDIPPPFPNLLSHRPPLLVFPPAPAQCSPNSDESPLTPLEVAKLPVLENVSYIKQQAGTSPSPSPLPPQTPGHQKTEKEPAVSHSSTSSGHSSSPPHPSTLYRTQSPHGYPKSHSASPSPVSMGRSLTPLSLKRPPPYDSVHTGSLSRSSPSVPHSSVKNTLPEGGKMVNASTNTQGASQPGSRSRTPTSPLDELTSLFTSGRSLLRKSSSGRRSKEPSEKSADEVKIRSHSTEPLPKLESRERSHPGVSFSRDIIKSQEWDGTPGPSLVSSRLGRSSVSPTMLAGNNGSEMKVSCKLGRSASTSGVPPPSITPLRQTSELQQSQLTSMQWLYGDHTMLEMIEKKRSLCNEIKARQKTEKGLCKQDSMPILPSWKKNSGAKKYSPPPYPKQQTVFWDTAI
- the NYAP2 gene encoding neuronal tyrosine-phosphorylated phosphoinositide-3-kinase adapter 2 isoform X1, with protein sequence MMGSNQDEDTLGTFLQYIEDMGMKAYDGLVIQNASDIARENDRMRNETNLAYLKEKNEKRRKQEDVIKRLGGEGPTGHDGSYVGKHFRMGFMTMPAPQDRLPHPCSGGFSVRSQSLHSVGGAEDDSSGCSRKQPPPKPKRDPNTKLSISSETVNYGTLGKSGRFPDRAEVSSKQRPFSEEYSKKIPPPKPKRNPNTQLSTSFDETYIQRHGSMRSTLSREASSSHINSPAPDTEDDEEPVYIEMVGNILRDFKKDEDDQCESVYEEMNYPAFDDLAQDSKCSYEYDLHSCSSQCATPTVPDLEFTKSSVPSTPKGLLCDIPPPFPNLLSHRPPLLVFPPAPAQCSPNSDESPLTPLEVAKLPVLENVSYIKQQAGTSPSPSPLPPQTPGHQKTEKEPAVSHSSTSSGHSSSPPHPSTLYRTQSPHGYPKSHSASPSPVSMGRSLTPLSLKRPPPYDSVHTGSLSRSSPSVPHSSVKNTLPEGGKMVNASTNTQGASQPGSRSRTPTSPLDELTSLFTSGRSLLRKSSSGRRSKEPSEKSADEVKIRSHSTEPLPKLESRERSHPGVSFSRDIIKSQEWDGTPGPSLVSSRLGRSSVSPTMLAGNNGSEMKVSCKLGRSASTSGVPPPSITPLRQTSELQQSQVPTLANPE